In a genomic window of Prochlorococcus marinus subsp. marinus str. CCMP1375:
- the groL gene encoding chaperonin GroEL (60 kDa chaperone family; promotes refolding of misfolded polypeptides especially under stressful conditions; forms two stacked rings of heptamers to form a barrel-shaped 14mer; ends can be capped by GroES; misfolded proteins enter the barrel where they are refolded when GroES binds), producing the protein MSKIIRSSDESRGALENGVNSLADAVKVTIGPKGRNVVLEKKFGAPDIVNDGVTIARDIELENPFENLGAKLIEQVASKTKDKAGDGTTTATVLAQVMVHEGLKNTAAGASPIEIRRGMEKAVSHIVDKLQQQSKKISGDKVLQVATVSSGGDEEIGAMVAEAMDKVSVDGVITVEESKSLNTELEITEGMAFDRGYSSPYFVTDAERQICEFENPLLLITDRKISSIADLVPVLETVQKSSSPLVILAEEVDGEALATLVVNKNRGVLQVASVRAPSFGERRKAALADIAVLTKGTLISEDKAMTLDKVSLADLGKARKITITKESTTIVANDDTKKEVASRVASIKRELDQTDSDYDKEKLNERIAKLAGGVAVIKVGAPTETELKNRKLRIEDALNATRAAVEEGIVAGGGSTLIKLGEELDSLSKSLDGDQATGVDIIKKALSAPAKQIALNAGENGDVVVSEIQRLGKGFNAATGQYEDLISAGIIDAVKVIRLALQDAVSIASLLITTEVIIADKPEPPSPAGGEGGGDPMGGMGGMGGMGGMGMPGMGGMGMPGMM; encoded by the coding sequence ATGTCAAAAATTATTAGATCTTCCGATGAATCCAGAGGAGCTCTAGAGAATGGGGTGAATTCTCTTGCAGATGCAGTCAAAGTAACTATTGGTCCAAAAGGCAGGAATGTCGTACTTGAAAAGAAATTTGGAGCTCCAGACATCGTTAATGACGGAGTTACCATTGCTAGAGATATTGAGCTTGAAAATCCTTTTGAGAACTTAGGGGCAAAACTTATTGAACAAGTTGCTTCTAAAACAAAAGACAAAGCGGGTGACGGTACTACTACCGCAACAGTCTTAGCTCAAGTCATGGTGCATGAAGGTCTAAAGAATACTGCTGCAGGAGCAAGTCCAATTGAAATTCGGAGAGGGATGGAAAAAGCTGTTTCTCATATTGTTGACAAACTCCAACAACAAAGCAAAAAAATTAGTGGGGACAAAGTTCTTCAAGTTGCAACAGTTAGCTCAGGTGGTGATGAAGAAATTGGAGCAATGGTTGCCGAAGCAATGGATAAAGTATCGGTTGACGGAGTAATTACAGTAGAAGAGTCAAAATCATTGAACACCGAGTTAGAAATAACAGAAGGAATGGCTTTTGATAGAGGATATAGCTCTCCATACTTTGTTACTGATGCAGAAAGACAGATTTGTGAATTTGAAAACCCTTTATTATTAATTACTGATAGAAAAATAAGTTCAATTGCTGATCTTGTTCCGGTATTAGAAACTGTTCAGAAAAGTTCTTCCCCTCTTGTTATTTTAGCTGAAGAAGTTGATGGAGAAGCTTTAGCTACTCTTGTAGTCAATAAAAATCGTGGAGTTCTACAAGTTGCATCAGTAAGAGCACCATCTTTTGGAGAAAGAAGAAAAGCTGCTCTAGCAGATATTGCAGTTCTTACAAAAGGAACATTAATTAGCGAAGACAAAGCTATGACATTAGATAAAGTTTCATTAGCTGACTTAGGTAAAGCTAGGAAAATAACAATTACAAAAGAGTCGACCACAATAGTTGCCAATGACGACACAAAAAAAGAGGTTGCCTCTAGAGTGGCGTCTATAAAAAGAGAACTAGATCAAACAGATTCTGATTACGATAAAGAAAAGTTAAATGAGCGGATTGCGAAACTCGCTGGAGGGGTTGCCGTTATCAAAGTAGGTGCCCCAACCGAAACCGAATTAAAGAATCGCAAGCTAAGAATTGAAGATGCACTAAATGCAACTCGTGCTGCCGTAGAGGAAGGTATTGTTGCTGGAGGTGGGTCTACTCTAATTAAGTTAGGAGAAGAGCTTGATTCACTTTCTAAAAGTTTAGATGGTGATCAAGCTACAGGCGTAGATATTATCAAGAAAGCTCTTTCTGCTCCTGCAAAACAAATTGCTTTAAATGCAGGGGAGAATGGAGATGTTGTAGTTTCTGAAATACAGCGACTTGGGAAAGGATTTAATGCCGCCACAGGACAATATGAAGACTTAATTTCAGCTGGCATTATTGATGCTGTGAAAGTAATTAGGCTAGCTCTACAAGATGCAGTCTCAATCGCATCTCTTCTTATAACAACTGAAGTAATTATTGCAGACAAACCAGAACCGCCATCTCCTGCTGGTGGAGAAGGTGGTGGAGATCCAATGGGCGGAATGGGCGGAATGGGCGGAATGGGCGGAATGGGCATGCCTGGGATGGGCGGAATGGGCATGCCTGGGATGATGTGA
- the fabG gene encoding 3-oxoacyl-[acyl-carrier-protein] reductase, translated as MTSSSLLIGQTAIVTGASRGIGKAIALNLAQAGAEVVVNYANSATKAEEVVSLIKSTGGKAYALQANVADESSVNELVDTVLEKSDHIDILINNAGITKDGLLMRMKTEDWQSVLNLNLTGVFLCTKAVSRSMLKQRKGRIINITSVVGLMGNAGQANYASAKAGVIGFTKSAAKEFASRGITVNAVAPGFIETDMTKELDAEPILSAIPLGHFGSTEHVAGTVRFLAADPASSYITGQVLQVDGGMVMS; from the coding sequence ATGACTTCTTCATCACTTCTTATTGGCCAAACTGCAATTGTCACAGGGGCAAGCAGAGGAATAGGGAAAGCTATTGCCTTGAACCTTGCTCAGGCAGGCGCAGAAGTTGTAGTGAACTATGCAAATTCAGCAACCAAAGCAGAAGAAGTAGTCTCCTTAATCAAAAGCACTGGAGGGAAAGCATATGCATTGCAAGCAAATGTGGCAGACGAGAGTTCTGTAAATGAATTGGTAGATACTGTATTAGAAAAAAGTGATCATATAGATATTTTGATAAACAACGCGGGTATAACCAAAGATGGTCTATTAATGAGGATGAAAACTGAAGATTGGCAATCAGTATTAAATCTAAACCTCACTGGTGTTTTCCTGTGCACTAAAGCAGTTTCAAGATCAATGCTTAAACAAAGAAAAGGGCGCATCATCAATATCACTTCAGTTGTAGGATTAATGGGTAATGCAGGACAAGCAAATTACGCTTCTGCAAAAGCAGGGGTAATTGGCTTCACAAAGAGTGCTGCAAAAGAATTTGCTAGTAGAGGTATCACAGTAAATGCTGTTGCACCTGGCTTTATAGAAACAGATATGACAAAAGAGTTAGATGCAGAACCAATACTTTCAGCGATCCCATTAGGGCATTTTGGGAGTACTGAGCATGTTGCTGGGACAGTTCGTTTTCTAGCTGCAGATCCAGCCTCTTCTTATATAACAGGGCAAGTTCTTCAAGTTGATGGTGGAATGGTTATGAGCTAA
- a CDS encoding COX15/CtaA family protein: protein MIRDRLGKLAAHIVVALVFLVVIGGATRVMEAGLACPDWPLCYGVLFPKGQMNVRVFLEWFHRLDAFFVGITIAIQFCLSLIFKSYLPKWFPWISGLIFALVIFQGGLGAITVVDLLPSTIVMAHLFLALTLVALMSGLTRRLLSPAGIEPPLWWKLFSGISLFAVIAQSLIGSRMATTWAAQRCLANGLDCKLLDLHRFLSIPVSLWLFSFVLTAIFLGGWFRAQWPFLLFVLVLLSMQIMLGILSVHSILSEPLIRVFHQLFASLLVASLSALCCSKDLYSVSISSGEPEGISLEACHG, encoded by the coding sequence TTGATTAGAGACCGCCTTGGTAAATTGGCTGCTCATATTGTTGTAGCACTAGTTTTTCTAGTTGTTATTGGGGGTGCTACACGTGTTATGGAAGCAGGGTTGGCATGCCCAGATTGGCCTCTTTGTTATGGAGTCCTTTTCCCGAAAGGACAAATGAATGTTCGGGTTTTTCTTGAGTGGTTTCATCGTTTAGATGCTTTTTTTGTTGGAATAACTATCGCAATACAATTTTGCTTGTCTTTAATCTTTAAATCTTATTTGCCTAAATGGTTCCCTTGGATTAGTGGATTGATATTTGCTTTAGTTATTTTTCAAGGTGGTCTAGGTGCTATTACGGTTGTAGATCTTTTGCCATCAACTATTGTTATGGCACATTTGTTTTTAGCTTTAACACTTGTTGCATTGATGAGTGGTCTGACTAGGAGATTACTCTCTCCTGCTGGTATAGAGCCTCCTCTTTGGTGGAAACTTTTTAGTGGAATATCTCTTTTTGCTGTAATTGCTCAAAGTTTGATAGGGAGCAGAATGGCAACCACTTGGGCTGCTCAAAGATGCCTTGCCAATGGACTTGACTGCAAATTGCTTGACTTGCATAGATTTTTATCAATACCTGTTTCCTTATGGCTTTTTTCTTTTGTTTTAACTGCGATTTTTTTAGGCGGTTGGTTTCGTGCTCAATGGCCATTCCTTTTATTTGTATTAGTCCTCTTATCTATGCAAATTATGTTAGGGATTCTTTCTGTTCATTCAATCCTAAGCGAACCTCTAATTCGAGTTTTTCATCAATTATTTGCATCTTTGTTAGTGGCCTCTTTATCAGCACTTTGCTGTAGCAAAGATCTCTATTCTGTTTCGATTTCTTCTGGTGAACCTGAAGGAATTTCTTTGGAGGCTTGTCATGGTTAG
- the ispD gene encoding 2-C-methyl-D-erythritol 4-phosphate cytidylyltransferase — protein sequence MHLLIAAAGSGKRMGANCNKLLLKVAGRSVLAWTLDAVKRSNSISWIGIVGQPSDKEAIVSIFDECALQAKWINGGDSRQESVQLGLEGLPLDAKHVLIHDGARCLVEPELFDKCSEMLRQGVSVIAATPVIDTIKKVSLDGFINKTFNRAELWAAQTPQGFNVEQLRQGHKKALVNNWTVTDDASLFEKLGWPVKILESSPSNIKVTTPFDLLIADALLSSRGAD from the coding sequence TTGCATTTATTAATTGCTGCTGCCGGTAGTGGTAAACGCATGGGAGCTAATTGCAACAAGTTATTGCTAAAAGTTGCTGGTAGATCAGTTTTAGCATGGACCTTGGATGCGGTTAAGAGATCGAATTCTATAAGTTGGATAGGAATTGTTGGCCAGCCTTCTGATAAAGAAGCAATAGTTTCTATTTTTGATGAATGTGCTCTTCAAGCTAAATGGATTAACGGAGGTGATTCGCGCCAAGAGTCTGTGCAATTAGGTTTAGAGGGTTTGCCTCTTGATGCAAAACATGTTCTTATTCATGATGGTGCGAGATGTTTGGTAGAACCAGAATTGTTTGACAAGTGTAGTGAGATGCTCAGGCAAGGGGTTTCTGTGATTGCAGCAACTCCTGTAATTGACACGATAAAAAAAGTTTCTTTGGATGGCTTTATCAACAAAACCTTCAATAGAGCTGAATTGTGGGCAGCTCAAACACCTCAGGGCTTCAATGTTGAACAATTAAGACAAGGACACAAAAAGGCGCTTGTTAACAATTGGACTGTTACTGATGATGCATCACTTTTCGAAAAACTAGGTTGGCCTGTGAAGATTTTGGAATCTTCTCCATCTAACATTAAAGTTACTACTCCATTTGATTTGCTTATTGCTGACGCATTGCTTTCTAGCAGGGGTGCAGACTAA
- a CDS encoding DUF1824 family protein translates to MINAEINSLNDLRKIRSAPMLDINQEKRLLKELSSYMDDADWFTVGIMAPSCMHAIFVLKEMESLFSWSPMKVATKPQEDGPVFLKANQNTGDVHIRVEYGLGEGVLLSCQYNKDQKIANTFGPFPLNIFKAKN, encoded by the coding sequence ATGATTAATGCGGAAATTAATTCTCTTAATGATCTTAGAAAGATTCGCTCAGCTCCAATGCTAGATATAAACCAAGAGAAAAGATTATTAAAAGAACTTAGTTCATATATGGATGACGCTGATTGGTTCACTGTTGGAATAATGGCTCCTTCATGCATGCATGCGATTTTTGTTTTAAAAGAAATGGAAAGTCTTTTTAGTTGGTCCCCAATGAAAGTAGCAACAAAGCCTCAAGAAGATGGGCCCGTTTTCCTTAAAGCTAATCAAAACACAGGAGATGTTCATATCAGAGTTGAATATGGCTTAGGCGAAGGAGTCCTCTTAAGTTGTCAATACAATAAAGATCAGAAAATTGCGAATACTTTTGGCCCCTTTCCTTTAAATATTTTCAAAGCTAAGAATTAA
- a CDS encoding S66 peptidase family protein, whose protein sequence is MVLLEPYTITPRLQKGDDVLSVSISSVINNDTSLLEGLQVFKEWGLICKNQVVKGRHWGYFSGEDTVRLKELHPEETPNLIAFARGGWGAARLLEHNQPWQKGWLLGFSDLSSILLARLSAGFDGSIHGPLVTSIAKEPEWSKERLKSILFNKSAPDLYGEPWVGGIAKGPIVATNLTVASHLLGSRHIPDLRGVILVLEDIGEAPYRIDRMLTQWRLNGILQNLAGLAFGSFIDCVDQDTDNASQAFTLNEILKERSIDLNIPVIANLPIGHCCGNAALPLGWEATLDGYSGRLSLHPC, encoded by the coding sequence ATGGTTTTACTTGAGCCTTACACCATTACACCACGACTACAAAAAGGCGATGATGTGCTTAGTGTGTCGATCAGTTCAGTCATTAATAATGACACCTCTCTTCTTGAGGGATTGCAAGTCTTTAAAGAATGGGGCTTAATATGCAAAAATCAAGTTGTAAAAGGAAGACATTGGGGTTATTTTTCAGGCGAAGATACAGTTAGGCTCAAGGAATTACACCCAGAAGAAACGCCCAATTTAATTGCCTTTGCAAGAGGAGGGTGGGGGGCAGCACGTCTATTAGAACATAATCAACCATGGCAAAAAGGATGGCTCCTTGGCTTTTCAGATTTATCATCAATTCTTCTTGCGAGACTTTCCGCAGGATTTGATGGTTCAATTCATGGTCCCCTAGTCACTTCTATTGCTAAAGAGCCTGAATGGAGCAAAGAAAGGCTGAAATCTATTTTATTTAACAAGTCTGCACCTGACCTCTATGGTGAGCCATGGGTTGGAGGCATTGCCAAAGGTCCAATAGTTGCAACTAATCTAACCGTAGCCTCTCATCTACTTGGAAGTAGACATATTCCAGATTTAAGAGGTGTAATTTTGGTACTTGAAGACATTGGAGAGGCACCATACCGTATTGACAGAATGTTAACTCAATGGCGTCTAAATGGGATTCTCCAGAATCTTGCTGGACTAGCTTTTGGAAGCTTCATTGATTGCGTAGATCAAGACACAGACAATGCTTCACAAGCATTTACTCTGAACGAAATTCTTAAAGAACGCTCTATTGATCTAAATATTCCTGTGATAGCAAACTTGCCGATTGGTCATTGTTGCGGAAATGCTGCTCTGCCTCTTGGATGGGAAGCAACCCTTGATGGTTACTCAGGTCGTCTTAGTCTGCACCCCTGCTAG
- a CDS encoding heme o synthase, with translation MVSSTSQIISTSPSRDDVVPSRKKVTLPPWLEVAKPRLIPLLLATTLGGMALSEGWPLPSPRLACTLGGGALAAAAAGALNCLWEQDLDGRMKRTSSRALPAGKLSPSAVFTGAISCTLAAAALLVSGVNCLAAGLSLLGLCSYVLLYTAFLKPRTSQNIVIGGVAGAIPPLVGAAAATGHIGLSGWWLFALVMVWTPAHFWALAILLKDDYRSVGIPMLPVVKGSVFTAKAIAQYGWATVLLSCFGVFALPEGGALYGILLVPFNVRLLQMVRRLAADPEDLQRAKGLFRWSILYMFGICLLLVVSRSTLADQFHNQAIYLFTNMGSVFSIA, from the coding sequence ATGGTTAGTTCAACTTCTCAAATCATTTCCACTTCTCCAAGTCGTGACGATGTTGTTCCTTCTAGAAAGAAAGTTACTCTCCCGCCTTGGTTAGAGGTGGCCAAGCCTCGCCTCATCCCTCTGCTTTTAGCTACAACACTTGGTGGGATGGCTTTGAGCGAGGGTTGGCCTTTACCTTCCCCAAGACTTGCTTGCACTCTTGGTGGAGGAGCTCTCGCTGCTGCTGCTGCTGGAGCTCTTAATTGTCTTTGGGAGCAGGACTTAGATGGCCGAATGAAACGAACAAGCTCTAGGGCATTACCTGCTGGCAAGTTATCTCCTTCAGCTGTTTTTACAGGCGCTATTTCTTGTACTTTGGCCGCAGCAGCTCTATTGGTAAGTGGTGTTAATTGCTTGGCTGCAGGTTTATCTTTGCTTGGTTTATGTAGTTACGTTCTTCTTTATACAGCATTTTTGAAGCCGCGCACTTCTCAAAATATTGTTATAGGAGGAGTGGCAGGTGCAATTCCTCCTTTGGTTGGAGCTGCAGCCGCAACAGGTCATATAGGTCTTAGTGGATGGTGGCTATTTGCATTGGTAATGGTATGGACTCCTGCGCATTTTTGGGCTTTGGCAATTCTTCTCAAAGATGACTATCGATCCGTAGGGATACCAATGTTACCTGTAGTGAAAGGATCTGTATTTACTGCGAAAGCAATAGCTCAGTATGGTTGGGCAACAGTACTATTGAGTTGTTTTGGTGTATTTGCCTTGCCAGAAGGCGGTGCTTTGTATGGGATTTTGCTAGTACCTTTCAATGTACGACTTTTACAGATGGTTCGTAGATTAGCTGCTGATCCAGAAGATTTGCAAAGGGCTAAAGGACTTTTTCGATGGTCTATTCTTTATATGTTTGGGATTTGCCTTCTACTAGTTGTTAGCAGATCTACTTTGGCCGATCAATTTCATAATCAGGCTATTTATCTTTTTACTAATATGGGCAGTGTCTTTTCTATTGCCTAA
- a CDS encoding ABC transporter permease: protein MTISSSISAKTNQDFKFLQFSQEVLALTKRLFLQLIRRPSTLIAGILQPLIWLILFGALFSNAPANFLPGGMDYGSFLGAGIIVFTAFSGALNAGLPVMFDREFGFLNRLLVAPLESRSSILISSVIYITTISILQSFAIMTAAFFLGYGWPANGGIFLVLITLLILVFGVTALSLGLAFVLPGHIELLAVIFVTNLPLLFASTALVPISFMPAWLGWLAALNPLTFAIEPIRAAYSSSFNLGSVLIHAPYGDISGYGCLFLLTVLTIGLFFAIKPLLNRKLI from the coding sequence ATGACTATCTCTTCATCAATCTCAGCTAAAACAAATCAAGATTTTAAATTTCTGCAATTTAGCCAAGAAGTTCTAGCTCTTACCAAGAGGCTTTTTCTACAGTTAATACGTAGACCTTCGACATTAATTGCTGGAATACTTCAGCCTTTGATATGGCTTATTTTATTTGGAGCTTTGTTTTCAAATGCTCCCGCAAATTTTTTGCCAGGAGGAATGGATTATGGAAGCTTTCTTGGTGCAGGAATAATTGTATTTACAGCATTTAGTGGTGCTCTTAATGCTGGGTTGCCAGTGATGTTTGACCGTGAGTTTGGTTTCTTAAATCGTTTATTAGTTGCTCCATTAGAGAGCCGAAGTTCTATTTTGATCTCTTCAGTGATTTATATAACCACTATTAGTATATTGCAGAGTTTTGCGATTATGACAGCAGCATTTTTTCTTGGATATGGATGGCCAGCTAATGGAGGTATTTTTCTCGTTTTGATAACTCTTTTAATATTAGTTTTTGGTGTAACAGCATTAAGTTTGGGTTTGGCATTTGTTTTGCCAGGACATATTGAATTACTAGCAGTGATATTTGTTACCAACCTTCCTTTGCTTTTTGCAAGTACTGCTTTAGTTCCAATTTCTTTCATGCCTGCATGGTTGGGCTGGCTAGCAGCACTTAATCCTCTTACCTTTGCTATAGAACCTATTCGAGCTGCATATAGCAGTTCCTTTAATTTAGGTAGTGTTCTTATTCATGCTCCTTATGGAGACATATCAGGATATGGATGCTTATTCCTTTTAACGGTTCTAACAATAGGATTGTTCTTTGCTATTAAACCACTCCTAAATCGCAAACTCATTTAA
- a CDS encoding 4-hydroxybenzoate polyprenyltransferase yields MKSFLLTKKLLNIFHLLRWNKPTGRLILLIPAGWSLWLTPNAPPSKELVTLIIAGAISVSGAGCIANDLWDRKIDSKVKRTKNRPLANGSLSIVEAFSLLIFLLIISLKVILLLPTPSQNLSLKLAAMALVPILIYPSSKRWFRYPQVLLAFCWGFAVLIPWAASEHSLNGGFPLLTCWLATMVWTFGFDTVYAMADKDDDKKLGLQSSALSLGQKALKSVFICYALTSTLIAFSALTKDIGIIFWPFWLIASIGMQKEVFSLKELEANTNKFGKHFRNQVFLGGLILFGLILGNF; encoded by the coding sequence GTGAAATCTTTCCTATTAACCAAAAAACTCCTAAATATTTTTCATCTTCTTCGTTGGAATAAACCTACAGGAAGGCTGATTTTATTAATTCCTGCGGGGTGGTCATTATGGCTCACTCCTAATGCACCTCCTTCTAAAGAGTTGGTTACATTAATAATTGCAGGAGCGATATCTGTTAGCGGCGCAGGGTGTATTGCTAATGATCTTTGGGATAGAAAAATAGATTCAAAGGTCAAACGGACTAAAAACAGACCTTTAGCCAATGGCAGTCTCTCAATAGTAGAGGCATTTTCTCTGCTTATATTTCTACTGATTATAAGCTTGAAAGTCATTTTGTTGCTACCAACCCCTAGCCAAAACCTTTCTTTAAAACTGGCGGCAATGGCATTGGTTCCAATACTTATATATCCATCATCTAAAAGATGGTTTAGATATCCACAAGTTCTTCTTGCGTTCTGCTGGGGCTTTGCTGTTCTAATTCCTTGGGCAGCAAGTGAACATTCATTAAATGGTGGCTTTCCATTACTTACCTGTTGGTTGGCGACAATGGTATGGACTTTTGGTTTTGATACTGTTTACGCAATGGCCGACAAGGATGACGACAAAAAACTAGGTTTGCAAAGCAGTGCCTTATCTCTTGGTCAAAAAGCTTTAAAATCGGTTTTTATTTGCTATGCACTTACATCAACACTGATCGCGTTTAGCGCCTTAACCAAAGACATAGGAATAATATTCTGGCCTTTTTGGCTTATAGCAAGTATAGGGATGCAAAAAGAGGTTTTTTCTTTAAAAGAGCTTGAGGCTAATACAAACAAATTTGGCAAGCATTTTCGCAATCAAGTATTTTTAGGTGGCCTAATACTATTCGGATTGATACTTGGAAATTTTTAA
- a CDS encoding ABC transporter ATP-binding protein, producing the protein MSFVELKDIEKSYGPVKALRKFTLSIPKGSLFGLLGPNGSGKSTTLRILCTLLEPDSGEVIVGGENALKNPRGVRKKIGYVAQEVAIDKILSGRELLQLHGDLYHLPRTFRNSKIQELIARLDMSEWIDRRTGSYSGGMRRRLDLASGLMHEPELLVLDEPTVGLDIESRAAIWSLLRELCADGTTILLSSHYLEEVDALSDQMAIIDSGKVIASGSPDELKSKLGNKRVSLKVREFSNEEEAEKVKSIIENIKGLHDIILNRSQGFSLNFFADDSEPLNILRTQLTNAGYDIFALAESRPSLDDVYLQATGQTLMDVELEIASKRDLKKEAKQAMR; encoded by the coding sequence ATGTCATTTGTAGAGTTAAAAGATATAGAGAAGTCCTATGGCCCTGTAAAAGCTTTAAGGAAGTTTACTCTTTCAATTCCTAAAGGGTCTCTTTTTGGTCTTCTTGGGCCAAATGGATCTGGGAAAAGCACTACCCTTAGGATTCTTTGTACGTTGTTGGAACCTGATTCTGGAGAGGTCATTGTCGGAGGAGAAAATGCTTTGAAAAACCCAAGAGGTGTTAGAAAAAAGATTGGTTATGTTGCTCAAGAAGTTGCAATAGATAAAATATTATCCGGCAGGGAACTACTTCAACTGCACGGAGATCTTTATCATTTACCTAGAACTTTTCGAAACAGCAAAATACAGGAGCTAATTGCTCGACTTGATATGAGTGAATGGATAGACCGTAGAACTGGCTCTTATTCAGGGGGCATGAGAAGACGCCTTGACCTTGCTTCAGGTTTAATGCATGAACCGGAGTTATTGGTTTTGGATGAACCTACTGTTGGCTTGGATATCGAGAGCCGAGCCGCTATTTGGTCTTTATTAAGAGAACTATGTGCAGATGGCACAACTATTCTTTTGAGCAGTCATTATCTTGAAGAGGTTGATGCACTTTCTGATCAAATGGCAATCATTGATTCAGGCAAAGTTATTGCAAGTGGATCACCTGATGAACTAAAAAGTAAACTAGGTAATAAAAGAGTAAGTTTAAAAGTAAGAGAATTTAGTAATGAAGAAGAGGCTGAAAAAGTCAAGTCTATTATTGAAAATATTAAAGGATTGCATGACATTATTTTAAATCGTTCCCAAGGGTTTTCTTTAAACTTTTTTGCTGATGATTCAGAGCCTCTGAATATTTTACGTACTCAATTAACTAACGCAGGATATGATATTTTTGCGCTTGCCGAAAGTCGCCCAAGTCTAGATGATGTCTATCTTCAGGCAACTGGCCAAACACTTATGGATGTGGAACTTGAGATTGCAAGCAAGAGAGATTTGAAGAAAGAGGCTAAACAGGCAATGAGATAA